From the genome of Chionomys nivalis chromosome 19, mChiNiv1.1, whole genome shotgun sequence, one region includes:
- the LOC130861966 gene encoding keratin-associated protein 12-1-like, whose protein sequence is MCHTSCSSGCQPACCVSSPCQPSCYVSSPCQPSCCVSSPCQSSCCVSSPCQSSCCRPAICIPVRYQAACCVPVSCRPTVCMAPSCQSSVCVPVSCRPVCVTSSCQSSGCCQPSCPTLVCRPSCC, encoded by the coding sequence ATGTGCCACACCAGCTGCTCCTCAGGCTGCCAGCCTGCCTGCTGCGTGTCCAGCCCCTGCCAGCCCTCCTGCTATGTGTCCAGCCCCTGCCAGCCCTCCTGCTGTGTGTCCAGCCCTTGCCAGTCATCCTGCTGTGTGTCCAGCCCCTGCCAGTCATCCTGCTGCAGACCTGCTATCTGCATTCCTGTGAGATACCAGGCGGCCTGCTGTGTGCCCGTAAGCTGCAGACCCACTGTGTGCATGGCTCCCTCCTgccagtcctctgtgtgtgtgcctgtgagctgCCGGCCTGTCTGTGTGACCTCCTCCTGCCAGTCATCTGGGTGCTGCCAgccctcctgccccaccctggTCTGCAGACCCTCCTGTTGCTGA